One bacterium DNA segment encodes these proteins:
- a CDS encoding PEP-CTERM sorting domain-containing protein — MNKLLTICAVAAIAMAISGASQATPTANILTSFFVESGSNVVGAESGALNISEISLAINSNNSGTYNCGADSVVLQVGVVPEPVTVTVLGLGALGMLRRKRKV; from the coding sequence ATGAATAAGTTATTGACAATCTGTGCAGTGGCAGCGATAGCGATGGCAATTAGTGGGGCGTCGCAAGCGACCCCGACTGCCAATATTCTGACATCCTTTTTCGTAGAATCCGGCAGTAATGTGGTCGGGGCCGAAAGCGGTGCCCTCAATATCAGTGAGATTTCGCTTGCTATTAACTCTAATAACTCCGGTACTTATAACTGCGGTGCGGACAGCGTTGTCCTGCAAGTAGGTGTTGTGCCTGAACCAGTCACCGTCACAGTGCTTGGTCTTGGCGCTCTTGGCATGCTACGCAGAAAACGCAA